In one window of Paraflavitalea soli DNA:
- a CDS encoding polysaccharide biosynthesis/export family protein codes for MTRLNRSYSVVPLLLCAILFACSCGTNKKITYFQDTPDSLYLSPKVLAGAPYREPTIQPNDILQISILTLDPQVNNILAAANANSITIQPGSTGIAPAPPAAISGFLVDSKGQVELPVIGKIMVGGMTTAIARDTIHDRVAVYYKNPVVNVRFANFNVTVLGEVARPATYVVPSEKVSILDAIGMAGDLTIYGKRENVLLIRDSAGAKNMIRFDLNSSATLLSPYFYLKQGDVVYVEPAKSKIASTDAAKARNITLLASGLSLLVVIFTRL; via the coding sequence ATGACCCGGTTAAATCGATCCTATTCTGTAGTGCCTTTATTGCTATGCGCAATCCTGTTTGCCTGTTCATGTGGTACCAATAAAAAGATCACTTATTTTCAGGATACACCGGATTCTCTTTACCTCTCTCCTAAGGTCCTGGCTGGCGCTCCTTATCGCGAGCCTACCATTCAGCCGAATGATATCCTCCAGATTTCAATACTCACCCTCGACCCCCAGGTCAATAATATACTGGCTGCCGCCAATGCCAACTCCATTACCATTCAACCCGGATCAACCGGCATTGCCCCCGCCCCCCCTGCCGCTATCAGTGGATTCCTGGTAGATAGTAAGGGCCAGGTCGAATTGCCCGTAATAGGAAAGATCATGGTAGGTGGTATGACTACCGCTATTGCAAGAGACACCATCCACGACAGGGTGGCCGTTTATTATAAGAACCCCGTTGTCAATGTACGCTTCGCCAATTTTAATGTTACCGTACTCGGAGAAGTAGCACGCCCGGCCACCTATGTAGTACCCAGCGAAAAAGTGAGCATTCTCGATGCCATCGGTATGGCCGGTGATCTCACCATTTATGGAAAAAGAGAAAATGTATTGTTGATAAGAGATTCAGCGGGCGCCAAAAATATGATCCGGTTTGACCTCAACTCGTCTGCCACCCTTTTATCGCCCTACTTCTACCTTAAGCAGGGCGATGTAGTATATGTGGAACCAGCCAAATCAAAAATAGCTTCTACAGATGCTGCCAAAGCAAGGAACATTACACTACTGGCATCAGGTCTTTCTTTACTCGTTGTCATTTTTACAAGACTCTAA